From one Alosa alosa isolate M-15738 ecotype Scorff River chromosome 5, AALO_Geno_1.1, whole genome shotgun sequence genomic stretch:
- the myl2b gene encoding myosin, light chain 2b, regulatory, cardiac, slow: MTVIPPDGGRPVTKSKDAIRVAVVGDRPPGMWGRRRSTPCSRGGRGPINFTVFLTMFGEKLKGADAEETILNAFKVFDPEGKGTLKKDFVSEMLTTQADRFSPEEMEQMFAAFPPDVAGNLDYKNLVYIITHGEEKD; this comes from the exons ATGACTGTCATCCCACccgatggtgggaggccagttacaaagtccaaggacGCAATCAGGGTCGCAGTGGTGGGcgacag GCCGCCTGGAATGTGGGGCAGGAGGAGATCGACGCCATGCTCAAGGGGAGGGCGGGGGCCCATCAACTTCACCGTCTTCCTCACCATGTTTGGAGAGAAACTCAAGG gtgCTGATGCTGAAGAAACCATCTTAAATGCCTTTAAAGTCTTTGACCCGGAGGGAAAGGGCACACTGAAGAAGGACTT TGTTTCCGAGATGCTGACCACCCAGGCGGACAGGTTCTCTCCAGAAGAg ATGGAGCAGATGTTTGCTGCCTTCCCTCCTGATGTGGCGGGAAACCTGGACTACAAGAACCTGGTCTACATCATCACACACGGTGAAGAGAAGGATTAG